The Halomonas sp. KG2 genome contains a region encoding:
- a CDS encoding pyridoxal phosphate-dependent aminotransferase, giving the protein MDTPQPTESHTLKKSHKLHNVCYDIRGPVLDHAKRLEEEGQQILKLNIGNPAPFGFEAPEEILHDVMRNLPTAQGYCDSKGLYSARKAIMQECQRKRIPGVGIEDIYIGNGVSELIVMSMQALLNDGDEVLIPAPDYPLWTAAANLSGGHGVHYLCDEQADWAPDIADIRAKVTSRTRAIVIINPNNPTGAVYPPEVVREVLDIAQEHNLVVFSDEIYDKILYDGVEHTATGALADDDQLVITMNGLSKSYRCAGFRSGWMTISGTLAKQRASDFIQGLTMLASMRLCANVPAQHAIQTALGGYQSINDLILPGGRLLAQRDITIEKLNAIPGVSCVTPKGALYAFPRLDPKVFNIQDDQQLVLDLLLQEKILLVQGTAFNWPEPDHVRIVTLPWADQLGDALDRFANFLSRYRQ; this is encoded by the coding sequence ATGGATACCCCGCAACCTACAGAATCGCACACGCTGAAAAAATCACACAAGTTGCATAACGTCTGCTACGACATTCGTGGCCCAGTGCTCGATCATGCCAAGCGCCTGGAAGAAGAAGGCCAACAGATCTTAAAGCTTAACATTGGCAACCCGGCGCCGTTTGGCTTTGAGGCACCGGAAGAGATTCTTCATGACGTGATGCGCAACCTGCCCACTGCCCAGGGCTACTGTGATTCTAAAGGCCTTTACTCGGCGCGTAAGGCAATTATGCAAGAGTGCCAACGTAAACGGATTCCTGGGGTTGGCATTGAAGATATCTACATCGGCAACGGCGTTTCTGAGCTGATCGTGATGTCGATGCAGGCACTGTTAAACGACGGTGATGAAGTACTGATCCCCGCCCCCGACTACCCGCTATGGACCGCCGCAGCGAATTTATCTGGCGGTCACGGCGTGCACTACTTATGCGATGAACAAGCCGATTGGGCACCGGACATAGCAGACATTCGCGCCAAAGTTACCAGCCGTACCCGAGCCATTGTCATTATCAACCCGAACAACCCTACCGGTGCGGTTTACCCGCCTGAAGTGGTACGGGAAGTGCTGGATATTGCCCAAGAGCACAATTTGGTGGTGTTCTCCGATGAGATCTACGACAAGATTCTTTATGACGGCGTAGAGCACACCGCCACGGGCGCATTGGCGGATGATGACCAACTGGTCATTACCATGAATGGGCTATCAAAAAGCTACCGCTGCGCGGGCTTTCGTTCCGGCTGGATGACCATTTCCGGCACGTTAGCCAAACAGCGTGCCAGTGATTTCATTCAGGGCCTGACCATGTTGGCCTCAATGCGCCTGTGCGCTAACGTACCAGCCCAGCACGCTATCCAAACCGCACTGGGTGGCTACCAGTCAATCAATGATTTGATTCTGCCGGGCGGCCGACTATTGGCTCAGCGAGATATCACGATAGAAAAACTTAACGCCATCCCAGGGGTCTCTTGCGTGACGCCTAAAGGTGCGCTGTATGCCTTTCCCCGCTTAGACCCTAAGGTGTTTAACATTCAAGATGACCAACAGCTGGTGCTGGACTTACTGCTCCAGGAAAAAATTCTGCTGGTGCAAGGCACTGCGTTCAACTGGCCAGAACCGGATCACGTGCGCATTGTTACTCTGCCATGGGCCGACCAATTGGGTGACGCACTTGATCGCTTTGCTAATTTCTTGTCTCGCTATCGCCAATAA
- the msrB gene encoding peptide-methionine (R)-S-oxide reductase MsrB: MAKIEKSPDEWRKQLTPEQYRVAREKGTERPFTGDYQVSDAQGIYHCVCCHAPLFENEHKFDAGCGWPSFDRPLGTRCIEEHSDTSHGMRRTEVVCSHCDAHLGHVFPDGPPDTTGLRYCINSVSLEFHPDE; this comes from the coding sequence ATGGCGAAAATAGAAAAATCCCCTGATGAATGGCGCAAGCAACTCACCCCGGAACAATACCGTGTGGCACGTGAGAAAGGCACTGAACGCCCCTTCACCGGAGATTATCAGGTCAGTGATGCCCAAGGTATTTACCACTGTGTGTGCTGCCATGCGCCGCTGTTTGAAAACGAACATAAGTTTGATGCGGGTTGCGGCTGGCCAAGCTTTGATCGCCCACTGGGAACACGCTGCATTGAAGAGCATAGCGACACCTCCCACGGCATGCGACGCACTGAGGTCGTTTGCTCCCACTGCGACGCCCATCTGGGTCACGTATTTCCCGATGGTCCGCCAGACACGACGGGGTTGCGCTACTGCATCAATTCGGTGTCACTAGAGTTTCATCCTGACGAGTAA
- the htpX gene encoding protease HtpX — protein MMRIVLFLATNLAVLLVASLTLRLFGVESYLSSQGINFTSLLIFCFIFGMVGSLVSLFISKWMAKRSTGTVIIETPSNSTEQWLLDTVAELSREAGIKTPEVGIFPAQQSNAFATGWNKNDALVAVSAGLLNRMRPEEVRAVLAHEIGHVANGDMVTLALIQGVVNTFVMFFARVVAQLVDNFLRSRSDGEGGLGFIGYFAVVIVAEIVFGLVASAIVAWFSRYREYRADEAGARLAGTGAMVNALARLKAETEMPDQMPDTLRAMAITKGQTRSLLEQLFASHPPLDDRIRALKEAAYRQ, from the coding sequence ATGATGCGAATTGTGCTGTTTTTAGCCACTAACTTAGCGGTGTTGCTGGTTGCCAGCTTAACGCTGCGACTGTTTGGGGTGGAAAGCTACCTAAGCAGTCAGGGCATCAACTTTACTAGCCTGCTGATTTTCTGCTTCATCTTCGGCATGGTCGGCTCGCTGGTATCGCTGTTTATTTCCAAGTGGATGGCAAAGCGTTCGACTGGCACCGTAATTATCGAAACACCCTCGAATTCAACAGAGCAGTGGCTGTTGGATACGGTGGCCGAACTTTCCCGCGAAGCGGGTATTAAAACGCCAGAAGTGGGCATTTTTCCTGCTCAGCAGTCCAACGCGTTTGCCACCGGCTGGAATAAAAACGATGCATTAGTCGCCGTTTCAGCGGGCCTATTAAACCGTATGCGCCCTGAAGAAGTGCGCGCGGTGCTGGCCCACGAAATCGGCCACGTGGCCAACGGCGACATGGTCACGCTGGCGCTGATTCAAGGCGTTGTGAATACCTTTGTTATGTTCTTTGCTCGGGTCGTGGCTCAGTTAGTCGACAACTTCTTAAGAAGTCGTAGCGACGGCGAAGGTGGCCTTGGTTTTATCGGTTATTTTGCCGTGGTGATCGTGGCAGAAATCGTCTTTGGTCTTGTCGCCTCTGCAATCGTTGCCTGGTTCTCACGCTATCGTGAATACCGTGCCGATGAGGCAGGCGCACGCCTAGCGGGCACCGGCGCGATGGTGAATGCGCTGGCACGTCTGAAAGCGGAAACTGAAATGCCTGACCAGATGCCGGATACCCTGCGCGCGATGGCTATTACGAAAGGCCAAACCCGCTCTTTGCTAGAGCAGCTGTTCGCCAGCCACCCGCCGCTGGACGATCGCATTCGCGCTTTAAAAGAAGCGGCTTACCGTCAGTAA
- the pdxB gene encoding 4-phosphoerythronate dehydrogenase PdxB — MKLVIDANIPAADLCFESFGTLHRLPGREIRPFDVADADALIVRSITQVNHALLAQSPVRFVGTCTIGTDHIDRALLSERGIGFASAPGCNADAVVDYVLSSLLLMSERQGWSLLARRVGIVGAGNVGSRLQQRLQALGVETMVCDPPRAEKEQPGKGPAAVEEAGLFCSLDSVIEHCDVVCLHTPLVNPLVKEGPHATYQLFNAERINDLAPGTVLLNAGRGDCIDGLALRSRLAGKGDITAILDVWEDEPEIDAGLRDLVALATPHIAGHSLDGKLRGTWMIQQALAQHIERPSGVTFSELCPRPALSAITLQQAMPTEEALRLCTRAVYDVRRDHDALQWHVFHQGIKKGFDYCRSNYPLRREFATLRVLLENDATVLEAPLLAAGFQVRCV, encoded by the coding sequence ATGAAACTTGTTATCGACGCGAATATCCCCGCTGCAGACCTCTGTTTTGAGTCGTTTGGCACGCTGCATCGCTTGCCAGGGCGTGAGATTCGTCCCTTTGATGTAGCCGATGCCGACGCGCTGATCGTGCGCTCGATTACTCAGGTCAACCACGCGCTGTTGGCACAAAGCCCTGTCCGTTTTGTGGGTACCTGCACCATTGGCACTGACCATATTGATCGTGCGTTATTAAGCGAGCGCGGCATTGGCTTTGCTAGTGCGCCTGGCTGTAATGCCGACGCCGTGGTGGATTACGTGCTTAGCAGCTTGCTGCTGATGAGTGAGCGACAAGGTTGGTCGTTGCTGGCACGTAGGGTGGGTATTGTGGGGGCTGGCAACGTTGGCAGCCGTTTGCAGCAGCGTTTGCAAGCACTGGGTGTGGAAACCATGGTGTGTGATCCGCCTCGCGCAGAAAAAGAACAGCCCGGAAAAGGGCCCGCAGCAGTAGAGGAGGCGGGCCTGTTTTGCTCGCTGGATAGCGTCATCGAACACTGCGACGTCGTGTGCCTGCATACTCCGCTGGTGAATCCGCTGGTGAAAGAGGGCCCCCATGCCACGTATCAACTGTTTAATGCTGAGCGTATTAATGACCTAGCCCCTGGGACTGTGTTGCTAAACGCCGGGCGGGGCGACTGTATTGACGGTCTGGCGCTACGTAGTCGTTTAGCGGGTAAAGGCGACATCACGGCGATTCTCGATGTTTGGGAAGATGAGCCGGAGATCGATGCCGGGTTGCGTGATTTGGTAGCGCTGGCGACACCCCATATTGCCGGGCATAGCCTTGATGGCAAGTTGCGTGGCACGTGGATGATTCAGCAGGCGCTGGCTCAGCATATCGAGCGGCCAAGTGGCGTTACGTTCAGCGAACTCTGCCCTCGACCTGCGCTGTCAGCAATAACGCTGCAGCAAGCGATGCCGACAGAAGAAGCACTCCGGCTATGCACGCGCGCGGTTTACGATGTGCGCCGCGACCACGATGCGTTGCAGTGGCATGTGTTTCACCAGGGGATCAAAAAGGGCTTTGATTACTGCCGATCAAACTACCCACTGCGTCGAGAGTTTGCCACGCTGCGTGTGTTGTTAGAAAACGACGCAACGGTTCTGGAAGCGCCATTGCTAGCGGCTGGTTTTCAAGTGCGCTGCGTATAG
- the ylqF gene encoding ribosome biogenesis GTPase YlqF produces MLGWFPGHMNKARRQIKDALPEIDVVIEVLDARLPYSSANPMLAELTRHKPVLKILSRADLADPERTAEWVAFFDAQEDTRALAITTTNIRELKKIPKLCHELAGAVRADRDVRVMIMGIPNVGKSTLINGLAGRKIAKTGNEPAVTKRQQKVRIDGRVALIDTPGVLWPKIEDQASAYRLAASGAIRDTAIEYTDVAIVTSAELAKRYPAELTARYKLKALPTYEAPVAQEVDADGPQKPDFLAIAGFDGHAILKEIASKRGGLRPGGEVDIHRGAEVLLHELRDGKLGRLTLETPGDIPPPPIQNDEDSHLQSDA; encoded by the coding sequence ATGCTCGGCTGGTTCCCCGGACATATGAACAAGGCCCGCCGCCAGATTAAGGACGCGCTGCCCGAAATTGATGTCGTGATTGAAGTACTTGATGCACGTCTGCCCTACTCCAGCGCCAACCCGATGCTGGCCGAGCTGACTCGCCATAAGCCGGTATTGAAGATTTTGTCGCGGGCGGATCTTGCTGACCCTGAGCGTACTGCTGAGTGGGTGGCTTTTTTCGATGCTCAAGAAGATACCCGCGCCCTGGCAATTACCACTACCAATATTCGCGAGCTTAAAAAAATCCCTAAGCTATGCCACGAGCTGGCAGGCGCGGTACGCGCTGATAGAGATGTCCGCGTGATGATAATGGGCATTCCCAACGTCGGGAAATCGACGCTGATCAACGGGCTCGCTGGTCGGAAAATTGCTAAAACTGGTAATGAGCCCGCGGTCACCAAGCGCCAGCAAAAGGTGCGTATCGACGGCCGCGTCGCATTAATCGACACCCCTGGGGTGCTATGGCCAAAAATCGAAGACCAAGCTAGCGCCTATCGTTTGGCTGCTAGCGGTGCAATTCGTGATACTGCGATTGAGTATACCGATGTCGCCATCGTCACCAGTGCCGAGCTTGCCAAGCGCTACCCTGCAGAGTTGACCGCCCGCTATAAGTTAAAGGCGCTACCGACTTATGAAGCGCCCGTAGCACAAGAGGTGGATGCTGATGGCCCGCAAAAGCCGGACTTCTTAGCCATTGCCGGTTTTGACGGCCACGCTATTTTGAAAGAAATTGCGAGTAAGCGCGGCGGCTTACGCCCCGGCGGCGAAGTCGACATACACCGCGGCGCCGAAGTACTGCTTCACGAGCTACGCGATGGCAAGCTCGGTAGGCTTACGTTAGAAACCCCAGGTGATATTCCACCGCCACCGATACAAAACGACGAAGACAGCCACCTACAATCCGACGCATAA
- a CDS encoding glutaredoxin family protein has product MIQLSIYTTLGCHLCAQLEALVVTLANQEVSLHHIEISDDDTLAARYGVRIPVLMDANGEELDRGFDLDKLSAWLQARGWLDEAALAALTTPPENAPPVGAHQRNGRRYLG; this is encoded by the coding sequence ATGATTCAGCTATCGATTTATACAACGTTAGGCTGCCACTTATGCGCTCAGTTAGAGGCGCTAGTGGTAACGTTGGCGAACCAAGAGGTATCGCTGCATCACATTGAAATCAGCGACGACGATACGTTAGCGGCGCGTTATGGTGTACGCATTCCGGTTTTGATGGATGCTAATGGGGAAGAGCTGGATCGAGGCTTTGATCTTGATAAGCTGAGCGCTTGGTTACAAGCGCGCGGCTGGTTGGATGAGGCTGCGCTGGCAGCACTTACCACACCGCCCGAAAATGCGCCGCCAGTTGGCGCGCATCAGCGCAATGGACGGCGCTACTTGGGTTGA